One Ammoniphilus sp. CFH 90114 genomic region harbors:
- the ablB gene encoding putative beta-lysine N-acetyltransferase: protein MLEIPYVSRTETGPDFTMEVYLDFANERLRVDDFRGSALSAADRVRELAKEHSCSKVFIKTRWEDVGALLSRGYMIEGVFKGYFNGSDAYSLALYFTDERRTSEYWMEEDEILHQVGQMDSASKIPVLPDGYSIRLAEKMDAKKLADLYRIVFPIYPTPMDQPDYVQKMMEEGTVFQVIECGGQIVAAASAEINSAYNNAEMTDCATLPEHRKHGLMKILIHALEEELISRHIYCHYSLARALSFGMNAVFHQLGYEYTGRLTKNCNIFDKLEDMNLWVKPIGR, encoded by the coding sequence ATGCTAGAGATACCGTATGTAAGCCGAACAGAGACAGGACCGGATTTTACCATGGAGGTTTATTTGGATTTTGCCAATGAGAGATTACGGGTGGATGATTTTCGTGGGAGCGCTCTCTCGGCGGCGGATCGGGTTCGTGAATTGGCGAAAGAGCATAGCTGCTCGAAGGTGTTTATTAAGACACGCTGGGAGGATGTCGGGGCTCTGCTCTCTCGCGGGTATATGATCGAAGGGGTATTTAAAGGCTACTTTAATGGCAGTGATGCTTACAGTTTGGCCTTGTATTTTACGGATGAACGTCGGACGAGTGAGTACTGGATGGAAGAAGATGAGATTTTGCACCAAGTAGGGCAGATGGATTCAGCCTCGAAGATTCCTGTGCTTCCAGACGGTTATTCTATTCGATTAGCAGAAAAAATGGATGCCAAAAAACTGGCGGATTTGTATCGAATCGTTTTTCCGATCTATCCAACACCAATGGATCAGCCGGATTATGTTCAGAAGATGATGGAAGAAGGTACGGTTTTTCAAGTGATTGAGTGCGGGGGACAAATTGTAGCGGCTGCCTCCGCGGAGATCAACTCGGCGTATAACAATGCGGAAATGACGGACTGCGCGACGTTGCCGGAACACCGAAAGCATGGGTTGATGAAGATCCTCATCCACGCGTTGGAGGAAGAGTTGATCAGCAGGCATATTTACTGTCATTATTCTTTGGCACGGGCTCTGTCGTTTGGGATGAATGCGGTGTTTCATCAACTGGGGTATGAGTATACGGGAAGATTAACGAAGAACTGCAACATCTTTGACAAACTGGAGGATATGAATCTGTGGGTTAAGCCTATCGGAAGATGA